Proteins from one Triplophysa dalaica isolate WHDGS20190420 chromosome 6, ASM1584641v1, whole genome shotgun sequence genomic window:
- the keap1b gene encoding kelch-like ECH-associated protein 1B: MYAASGMTECKAEVTPSARNGHRVFSYTLESHTAAAFNIMNELRLERQLCDVTLRVKYNDLEAVDFVAHKVVLASSSPVFRAMFTNGLKECGTEVVPIEGIHPKVMGRLIEFAYTASISVGEKCVIHVMNGAVMYQIDSVVKACCDFLVQQLDPSNAIGIASFAEQIGCTELHQKAREYIYMNFSHVATQEEFFNLTHCQLVTLISRDELNVRCESEVFHACVAWVQYDRENRRPYVQALLQAVRCHSLTPHFLQRQLEHFEWDAQSKDYLSQIFQDLTLHKPTKVIPCRTPKVPQLIYTAGGYFRQSLSYLEAFNPCTGAWLRLADLQMPRSGLSACVISGLLYAVGGRNNAPDGNMDSNTLDCYNPMNNCWLPCAPMSVPRNRIGVGIIDGMIYAAGGSHGCVHHNSMERYDPERDSWQLVAAMLTRRIGVGVAVINRLLYAVGGFDGTHRLSSAECYNPDRDEWRSVASMNTVRSGAGVCALGNYIYVMGGYDGTNQLNTVERYDVETDSWSFTASMRHRRSALGVTAHNQRIYVLGGYDGNTFLDSVECFDPETDTWTEVTKMTSGRSGVGVAVTMEPCQKDLSQCQKH; encoded by the exons ATGTATGCAGCGTCCGGTATGACAGAATGCAAGGCGGAGGTCACTCCGTCGGCACGAAACGGGCACCGTGTGTTCAGCTACACCCTGGAGAGCCACACGGCGGCCGCCTTCAACATCATGAACGAACTCCGCTTGGAGCGGCAGCTGTGCGACGTCACGCTGAGGGTGAAATACAACGATCTGGAGGCTGTTGACTTTGTAGCGCATAAGGTTGTGTTGGCCTCGTCATCGCCGGTGTTTCGTGCCATGTTCACCAACGGCTTGAAGGAGTGCGGCACTGAGGTGGTACCTATTGAGGGGATTCACCCAAAG GTGATGGGACGGCTTATCGAGTTTGCGTACACGGCGAGCATCTCGGTTGGAGAGAAGTGTGTGATTCACGTCATGAACGGTGCCGTCATGTATCAGATCGACAGTGTGGTCAAAGCCTGCTGCGATTTCCTCGTACAGCAGCTCGACCCGAGTAACGCCATCGGCATCGCCAGCTTCGCTGAACAGATCGGCTGCACAGAGCTCCATCAGAAGGCCAGAGAATACATCTACATGAACTTCAGTCAT gtGGCCACACAAGAGGAGTTCTTCAACCTGACTCACTGTCAGCTGGTGACGTTGATCAGCCGTGACGAGCTGAATGTGCGTTGTGAGTCTGAGGTGTTTCACGCGTGCGTGGCGTGGGTTCAGTACGACCGCGAGAACCGCCGGCCGTATGTTCAGGCTTTGCTGCAGGCCGTCCGCTGCCACTCACTCACACCTCATTTCCTGCAGCGCCAGCTGGAACATTTTGAGTGGGACGCTCAGAGTAAAGACTACCTGTCGCAGATCTTCCAGGACCTCACACTGCACAAACCCACCAAAGTCATTCCGTGCCGAACACCCAAAGTGCCGCAGCTCATCTACACGGCCGGCGGCTATTTCCGTCAGTCACTTAGCTACCTGGAGGCGTTTAACCCCTGCACGGGCGCTTGGCTGCGGCTGGCGGATCTGCAGATGCCTCGTAGCGGTCTGTCGGCGTGTGTCATCAGCGGTCTGCTGTATGCCGTGGGCGGACGTAATAACGCTCCGGACGGGAACATGGACTCCAACACGCTGGACTGTTACAATCCCATGAACAACTGCTGGCTGCCCTGCGCTCCCATGAGTGTCCCACGCAACCGCATCGGCGTGGGCATCATCGACGGCATGATCTACGCTGCGGGCGGGTCACACGGATGTGTCCATCATAACAGCATGGAGAG GTATGACCCAGAGAGAGATTCCTGGCAGCTTGTGGCTGCCATGTTGACGCGGCGCATCGGAGTGGGCGTGGCCGTCATTAATCGTCTGCTATATGCAGTGGGAGGTTTCGATGGGACTCACCGGCTGAGCTCGGCCGAATGCTACAATCCTGATAGAGACGAATGGAGAAGCGTAGCGTCCATGAACACGGTCCGCAGCGGAGCAG gtgtgtgcgCCCTGGGGAACTACATATACGTGATGGGCGGGTACGACGGGACGAATCAGCTGAACACAGTGGAGCGATATGATGTGGAAACGGACAGTTGGAGTTTCACAGCATCCATGAGACACAGACGCAGCGCTCTTGGTGTGACCGCACACAACCAGCGCATCTATGTGCTCG gTGGTTATGACGGCAACACTTTTCTGGACAGTGTGGAGTGTTTTGACCCAGAAACGGACACATGGACAGAGGTCACCAAAATGACGTCTGGTAGGAGCGGGGTCGGGGTGGCTGTTACTATGGAGCCGTGCCAAAAAGACCTCAGCCAGTGTCAGAAACACTAg